A genome region from Corynebacterium uberis includes the following:
- a CDS encoding DUF3263 domain-containing protein translates to MTLTDFDARLLDFAERAPRALGAREEAIRAQLGVSPVRYYQRLNVLIDAPEAHAAHPLLMSRLARIRDRRARERNEDPRAD, encoded by the coding sequence ATGACCCTCACCGACTTCGACGCCCGGCTACTGGACTTCGCTGAGCGCGCCCCGCGTGCCCTCGGCGCCCGCGAGGAAGCCATCCGCGCCCAGCTCGGGGTCAGCCCCGTGCGCTACTATCAGCGCCTCAATGTGCTTATCGACGCCCCCGAGGCCCACGCCGCGCACCCGTTGCTCATGAGCAGGCTCGCACGCATCAGGGATCGCCGCGCCCGAGAAAGAAATGAAGACCCACGCGCCGATTAA
- a CDS encoding peptide deformylase gives MTVRPIVIYGDPVLHQPTALVEEPFDRYRELIDDMFETMEIAHGVGLAANQVGVGLRLFVYNCPDDDGHWHCGYFINPTLETSEIPVTMPVDDGSEDEGCLSLPGEGFPTGRASWAKVTGYDLDGNHMAAEGTGFFARCLQHEVGHLDGFVYTDTLIGRFKRAAKKAIKANGWPGNPGNTWLPGKEDDPFGHDSSGSPDRILTADTSLAKGDASPQRIEP, from the coding sequence ATGACTGTGCGCCCCATCGTCATCTATGGCGACCCCGTCCTCCACCAGCCCACGGCGCTCGTGGAGGAACCCTTCGACCGCTACCGCGAGCTCATCGATGACATGTTTGAGACCATGGAAATCGCCCACGGGGTGGGACTAGCCGCCAACCAGGTCGGCGTGGGCCTGCGGCTTTTTGTGTACAACTGCCCCGACGATGACGGCCACTGGCACTGCGGATACTTTATTAACCCCACCCTGGAGACCTCAGAGATTCCGGTGACCATGCCCGTCGACGACGGCTCGGAAGACGAAGGCTGCCTGTCCCTGCCCGGCGAGGGCTTCCCCACCGGACGGGCCTCCTGGGCAAAGGTCACCGGCTACGACCTCGACGGCAACCACATGGCCGCGGAAGGCACCGGCTTTTTCGCCCGCTGCCTCCAACACGAGGTAGGCCACCTCGACGGCTTCGTCTACACCGACACCCTCATCGGGCGGTTCAAGCGCGCCGCAAAGAAGGCGATTAAGGCCAACGGCTGGCCCGGCAACCCCGGAAACACCTGGCTGCCCGGCAAGGAAGACGATCCCTTCGGCCACGACTCCTCCGGCTCGCCCGACCGCATCCTCACCGCCGACACCTCCCTGGCCAAGGGAGACGCCTCCCCGCAGCGCATCGAACCCTAA
- a CDS encoding N-acetylglutamate synthase, CG3035 family, which yields MARFFRSQRPHIGDRIVVRRRLPGTDGETSDVIGHVLSLDPLTVRPQRVGGLPSRAPALTIPDELIAIVRIMSPRTVRNSQIRAIESATAAAFPGLEHRWSADGQWLLRLGDGITERSNSATPLGRTAGLEPVPLEEITDFYHSHDMPVTLHIPERIAKGAETLVQGPGWLLGPEILVMARDLDNLPHPTASLTGPAAELTLRIDDQPDDDWLALYHFRGQALPADALDLLRRTIDGTMGFARLIDAAGATVAITRATITAAPDGAHWLGYSAVEVAPAWRRHGLATRLGAEVLAWGAAHGAQGAYLQAISTNTAGIGLYHKLGFLEHHRHRYATEDFSRAPRPGGSPT from the coding sequence GTGGCCCGATTCTTCCGCTCCCAGCGCCCCCACATCGGCGACCGCATTGTGGTGCGCCGCCGCCTGCCCGGCACCGACGGCGAAACCAGCGACGTCATCGGGCATGTGCTCAGCCTCGACCCGCTGACGGTGCGCCCCCAGCGCGTCGGCGGGCTGCCCTCCCGCGCCCCCGCGCTGACCATCCCCGACGAGCTCATTGCCATCGTGCGCATCATGTCCCCGCGCACCGTGCGCAACTCCCAAATCCGCGCCATCGAATCCGCCACCGCCGCCGCGTTCCCCGGCCTGGAGCACCGCTGGAGCGCGGACGGACAATGGCTCCTGCGCCTCGGCGACGGCATCACCGAACGCTCCAACTCCGCCACCCCACTCGGGCGCACCGCAGGACTTGAGCCCGTGCCGCTAGAAGAAATCACCGACTTCTACCACTCCCACGACATGCCGGTGACCCTGCACATCCCCGAGCGCATAGCCAAGGGCGCAGAAACCCTGGTCCAGGGCCCCGGCTGGCTACTCGGCCCGGAGATCCTGGTCATGGCCCGCGACCTGGACAACCTGCCCCACCCCACGGCCAGCCTGACCGGGCCCGCCGCCGAGCTGACCCTGCGGATCGACGACCAACCCGACGACGACTGGCTGGCCCTCTACCACTTCCGCGGCCAAGCCTTACCCGCCGATGCGCTCGACCTGCTGCGCCGCACCATCGACGGCACCATGGGCTTCGCCCGGCTTATCGACGCCGCCGGGGCCACCGTAGCCATCACCCGCGCCACCATCACCGCCGCCCCCGACGGCGCGCACTGGCTGGGCTACTCCGCCGTGGAAGTCGCCCCCGCCTGGCGCCGCCACGGCCTGGCCACCCGGCTCGGCGCCGAAGTCCTGGCCTGGGGTGCCGCCCACGGCGCCCAGGGCGCCTACCTCCAGGCCATCTCCACCAACACCGCCGGCATTGGGCTCTACCACAAGCTCGGGTTCCTTGAACACCACCGGCACCGCTACGCCACCGAGGACTTCTCCCGCGCCCCGCGCCCCGGCGGGTCGCCCACGTGA
- a CDS encoding exodeoxyribonuclease III: MRIATWNVNSARTRADRIAAFLHRHDVDVAALQETKCTDAQFPAELFEDAGYSVAHTGLNQWNGVAILSRVGLEDVETSFPGQPGFAKDPHKPQNIEARALGATCGGVRVWSLYVPNGREIADPHYDYKLRWLWALRDAVTAQLDADPGMALALMGDFNIAPCDEDVWDMDYFQGRTHITEPERAAFQGLLESGLTEVTRARTLDTRYTYWDYTQGRFGKNEGMRIDFQLASDALARTVTGAFIDVEERAGKGASDHAPVVVDYHLSADFDSVR, from the coding sequence ATGCGCATTGCCACCTGGAACGTCAACTCCGCGCGCACGCGGGCTGACCGCATCGCCGCATTCCTGCACCGCCACGACGTCGACGTCGCCGCCCTGCAGGAAACCAAGTGCACCGACGCCCAATTCCCCGCCGAGCTGTTTGAAGACGCAGGCTACAGCGTCGCCCACACCGGGTTGAACCAATGGAACGGCGTGGCCATCCTGTCCCGGGTGGGCCTGGAGGACGTGGAGACCAGCTTTCCCGGCCAGCCCGGCTTTGCCAAAGACCCGCACAAGCCCCAAAACATTGAGGCCCGGGCGCTGGGCGCCACCTGCGGCGGGGTGCGCGTCTGGAGCTTGTATGTGCCCAACGGCCGGGAGATCGCCGACCCCCACTATGACTACAAGCTGCGTTGGCTGTGGGCCCTGCGCGATGCCGTGACCGCCCAGCTGGATGCTGACCCCGGCATGGCCCTGGCGCTCATGGGCGACTTCAACATCGCCCCGTGCGATGAGGACGTCTGGGACATGGACTACTTCCAGGGGCGCACCCACATCACCGAGCCGGAACGCGCCGCCTTCCAAGGGCTCCTCGAATCCGGCCTCACCGAGGTCACCCGGGCACGCACCCTGGATACCCGCTACACCTACTGGGACTACACCCAAGGCAGGTTCGGAAAAAACGAAGGCATGCGCATCGATTTCCAGCTGGCTTCCGATGCCCTGGCCCGTACCGTCACCGGTGCCTTCATCGACGTAGAAGAACGCGCCGGAAAGGGCGCCTCCGATCACGCGCCCGTGGTGGTGGACTACCACTTAAGCGCCGACTTTGACAGCGTGCGTTAA